A segment of the Candidatus Thermoplasmatota archaeon genome:
CCCTTCCGAGAGATTACCCGGAAGTTCGAAAACCATGGGTTGTAGGATCTGTAATGCCCCTCATATTCCTCTGCACCTTTCGGGGATCTCGTCTTCGAAGTGTTCACGCGACCGTGCTTCTCGTATACATCTTGTCCGTGAAGTATCCTTACTACTTTCCCGTTCTCCCTCTCGAACCGCATCATGAACAGGTCGAAGCTAGGATGGTTGACCAGGAATGCATCGTTTTCGCGTTTCTCCATGGCGAAGTCCTTCTTTCCAACGTTGAGGAAGAGTCTGTCACTGCCCGCCTTCACGCGCAAGCTCCTGCTCCCGCCGTCGAACAGGCCGGAGTATTCTCCTGCGTTCCCCACGCTAGGTTTGTCGGAAAGCCTTGGCACTTCAGGCAGTCTCATCCCAGCAGCCGCCGTCCTCAGGACTGAGAGGGCGAACCGTGCGACATCATCCACTTCAGCCGGATTGCTCACATTTGTGAAAGCTCCGACCCCGAAGCCGTCATCCATATCCATTCGAATCGACGAGGTGTGACCCACCATGCCGCCAGTATGCCCGACGTAGGTGTGCCCATCGGACTCTTCGATGCTTATCCCATAGCCGTAGGCGCCTTTGTGCAGATCGTCATCTGGAAAGATGGCTTTCTGGGTCAGGAGCTTGAACCCCTTATCTGATATCACCATGCCATTCGCACACTTACCCCGGTTCATCAGCATCCGCATGTAGGTGGCCATGTCCGATGGGGTCGAGCATATCGACCCGTCTGCGGTGTCACTCTCGATCCGGGTCGCGCGCACGAGCGGCCCTCCTATCGGCGAAGGCCTGTCGTCGTAGAACGGCAGATAACAGACCGCCAGCCGTTTCCTGATGTCATGAGTGATCGTGGCAACGGAAGTGTTCATGCCCAGCGGGTCGAACACCCTCTCCTGGATGGCCTTGTCGCAGCTCTTGCCGAGAAGCTCCTCGATGACCAGACCAACGACCTTGTATCCCACATTGGAGTAGTAGAAGTGTTCGCCAGGAGACGTCGATGTCTCGGTCTCTGCCAGGGCCAGAACCTCGGGGACCCCGGAGAGCCTGCATTCTGTCCCCATGATTATCCCAGCCGTGTGGGTGAGCAGATGATGAAGGGTGATTGGTTCGAACTTGGATTTCACAGAGAACCAGGGCAGGTATTCGATCACTGGTCGGTGGAGGTCGACCTTGTGCTCGTCATGGAGCTGCATCAGGACGATACTCGCGAAGGATTTGCTGATCGAGCCGATTTCCCACATCGTGTTGGGGCGTACTGGGAACCCTGATTCGATGTCAGAGTAACCATATGTCGATTGTCTCAGGAGTCTCTTCCTGTCAGTGATCGAGACGCCCAGACCAGGAATGTTCCATAAGTCCATCCACTGCTTCACGTACTTGTCGATTCGTTCGAAGGCGGGTCTTAGATTCATAGCAATCACCAGCTAACACTTGAACGCTAGCGTGCGGCCGCCGGGATTTGAACCCGGGTTTGAAGCTTGGGAAGCTTCAGTCCTAACCGCTAGACTACAGCCGCTCCGCGGCGAAAAGGCGCAAAATCGCATTTAAACTTATCCGGCTCAGAGTGTCCCTTTCTCACTGAGCCTCTTTCGTAGAGCCCCTCACTTGACGGTCTCTAGCTGGCTTATTATGTTCCAAATGAGGGTCCTGCCATGCAGGGGGATGTTGGGGTCGTTCGCCAATTCGTCCAAAATCATTATCGCGCTCGCGCTTCTGACGTCCAGGGCCTCGCTCTTTCGCATCAGCCTCTCCTTGGCATCAGATGCTCCTCTCCTGATATTTCTCGGCACGGAGTTGTCGTCAGCTAGCTGGTCCAACACCTCCATGATCTGCCTCAACCTTGTTTCCATGTCTGCCATAATCATCACCTGAGATGAACCTAGCCGCGATTATCGTTCCAGGCCTCCTACTTCTTGGATTCTTCTTCGAGTTCCTTGATCTTGCCCCGCTCCTTGAAGGTGGTCACGACCATGAACGTGCGCGTCTCCTTCACGCCATCTATGTCAGCTACATCGTCCACGATGAACTTCTTCAGAGCGGCGTAGTTCGGGAACCTGGCCTTCGCGATGATGTCCGTGTCGCCAGTGACCAAGAACACGTCCTCGATGTGCTCAAAACTTGCAATCTTCTGTGCCACTTGGTCCGAACCCTTGGTGTCTATCTTGAACGTGACCAGTGCTGCAACCTGCTCTTCGCCGTAGTACGACGATATGACTTCCTCGTACTCCTTCTTGTCCTTATCTTCCATGTCAACGCCCCCTTCTTTGGTGCGTCCAATTCCGCATTTGGTGCCTTCTAAGTGGTGTCAAAAGCTGGCGGATGAACAAGGGCGTTTCGAGCTCCTCCCCAACGGACTTCCTGAACCTGCCGGACCTTAGGGTCACAGCCGGGCCGCCTCGAACTCCTCCTGAAGGTCTATGATGACCTGCTCCAGAATCTCTTCGAGGCTTCCACTTCTGTATTCTCGTATCCCGCCAAGGTCGCTCTGTACTCTAGCAAGGTATGTCGAGTTGCTTTTCAGAAACTCCACGTTGCACAAGGGCTCTTCCATCGGTGTTCACCTTTCTCGGCCTCAGGCACCACCCCAGGCCATGGGTTGCACGGGCGCGCTATACGTGCTCTCGTATTTAGTATTTTCTTATCGCATGATTCTAGTGCCAGCATGTGCCGGACACCTCCGGGTTTGCCCTTTGCCGTGGCAACGATGCGCACACGGCCAAGGATTATATATCGCGCCGGCGGTTTCATGTGTGATGAACTCGGCAGACCAGCTTATAATCATCATGATTAGCTGATTCTTGCTATCAGTGCCGAGTTTGTGATGGAGTCCTTCTGGAGGAGTCTGTTGCGATGATAAAGTACTACAGGGAACCTGAAGGGAAGACCTTCCCGCAGCTGGAGGAGGAGATCCTCCGCGGCTGGGAGGACCAGGGCATCCTCCAGAAGGTGAAAGAGCGGATGAGCGGTGGAGAACCGTTCGTGTTCTGCGAAGGACCTCCGACTGCAAACAGCCGCCCCCACATTGGGCACGCGCTCACGCGCGCTGTCAAGGATGCCTTCCTGAGATACCATGTGATGAACGGTCGCAAGATAGTCCCCTACATAGGCGGATGGGATTGCCACGGTCTGCCGGTCGAGCTCGAGGTCGAGCGCTCGCTCGGCATCCAATCGAAGAGGGACATTGAGGCTCTCGGAGTGGAGAAATTCAACCAGTTCTGCAGGGAGAGCGTGGTCAGGTACATGGCCGAGTGGGAGCAGATGAGTCGGAGGATAGGATACTGGGTCGACTTCGAGAACGCCTATCTGACCATGTCCAACAACTATATCGAGAGCGTCTGGTGGTCTCTGAAGCAGCTGCAGTCGAAAGGCCTACTCACGAAGGGCCACAAAGTCGTGCCGTACTGCCCGCGTTGCGGCACCACTCTGAGCACTCACGAAGTCGCCCTCGGGTTCAAGGAGACCGAAGACCGGTTCATCGTCGTGAAGTTCAGGCTGAAGGGAACGGACATGAGCCTCCTGGTTTGGACCGCCACTCCATGGGCATTGGTGGGCAACGCCCTTTTGGCGGTCGACAGGGACCAGGAGTATGCGGTGTTCGAGCACGCCGGCGAGAAGCTTGTCGTAGCCTCATCCAGGAAGGATTCGTTCGCTCAAGGTGACAGAACCCTGTCAACCGTCCGAGGGGCAGATCTGATCGGCATGGAATACGAGCCCCCGTTCAGGTATCACGAGTTCTCCGGGAAAGGCTTCAGAGTGGTCCACTCGGCCGAGGCGGCGCACGAGGAGGGCACGGGCATCATGAGCGTCTCCCCAGCCTATGGCTCAGCCGATTTCGAAATTGGTGCCTCAGAAGGACTTGAGATATTCGATCCTCTGGATTCCGCCGGAAGGTTCACTGACGTTGTGCCTGGGCTCTCAGGAAGATCTGCCAGGGATTCCGACTCTGAGATCATGCGCGTGCTCGAATCGAAAGGACTGCTCTTCAGGTGGGGATTGCTCAAGCACTCGTATCCGTTTTGCTGGCGATGCGACACCGCCCTCATCTACAAGGCCCTCGATTCGTGGTTCGTCCGGACCTCCGACCAGAAGGCAAGGATCATCGAGCTCAACGAGGAGATTGAGTGGGTCCCCGAGACTTTCAAGCACGGACGGTTCGGGAACTTCCTCGCGGACATCAAGGACTGGGCGATCAGCAGGAGCAGGTATTGGGGCACGCCGTTGCCGATTTGGCGCTGCTCAAACGGGCATGAGATCTGCGTGGGAAGCCGGGAGGAGCTGAGCGAGCTGGCCACCGGTCCGGTCCCCGAAAGTCTGGACCTCCACAGGCCGTTCCTGGACGAAATCACGCTCAGATGCCCTAAGTGCGGGTCGGACATGAAGAGGGAGGAGGCAGTCATCGACTGCTGGTACGACTCTGGTTGTGCTCCCTTTGCCCAGTATCACTACCCCTTCGAGAACACCGAGCAGTTCGACACACACAAGTCGGTTGATTTCATCGCTGAAGGTGTAGACCAGACCCGCGGATGGTTCTACACTCAGCTGGCGCTGGGGTCTCTCCTGTTCGACGAACCCGCTTTCAAGTCAGTTCTCGTCCTCGGCCAGGTCCTTGACGACCAAGGGAAGAAGATCTCCCGCGCATCCGAGAATGTCGTCTATGCCGACGAAGTGTTCTCCAGTGTCGGTGCGGACGCATCCCGACTCTTCTTGCTGGAGAATCCGGTCTGGCAATCCGTCCAGTTCTCCAAGGAGAGAGTGCGGGAGACGATGGTCGGCACGCTCAACACCCTCCTGAATGTCTACGTCTTCTTCGAGTCGAACGCGAACCCCTATGAGTTCAGGATGCAGCACGGCTATGAAAGAACCCATGACCTGGACCGATGGATCGTCTCGCGGTTGCACACAACCACCAAAGAGGCAAGGGCCGGTTTCGAGTCACTCGAGGTCCACAGGACCGTCAGGGCCCTCAGGGGCTTCGTGGACGACCTGAGCAACTGGTATGTCCGGAGGTCAAGGAGGCGTTTCTGGGAGGAGAACGACCCACAGGATAGGCTTTCGGCTCACTGCACCCTGTATGAATGCCTCATGGAGCTGTCGAAGATGATGGCTCCGATCACGCCGTTCATCTCTGACTGGCTGTACAAGAGCCTGATGGGCACGAAGGAAAGCGTCCATCTCGAAGAATACCCGAAGGCTAACGAGAATCTGATCAACGGAACGCTCGAGAGGCAGATGGCCCTGGTCATGACAGCTGTGGAAGCTGGCAGGCTGGCCCGACAGAAGGTCAATGCGAAGCTCCGCCAACCGCTACCAGAAGTTGTGATAGCGGCGGATTCGGACAAGGCCTGGACCCTGCGAAGGTTCGAGAAGATGATCTCCGAGGAGCTCAATGTCAAGAAGGTCGAGTGCCTTGAGAGCAGGGACAAGATGGTTCAGTACGCGGTCCACCCGAACCTCAAGACCCTGGGCCCGAAGCTGAAGGAGGGCGCCGGGGAGGTCTCGAAGCTGTTGTCCAAAGTGAACGAGAACGACCTCGTGAAGCATCTCAGGGAGAAGGGCAAGATTCGTTTAGGCGGGTACGACCTCACTGAGGAGGACGTCATCGTCTCCGAGAAGGAGAAGCCGGGGTTCTCGCATGCTAGCATCGGGGACATACATGTCTATGTCGCATTGGAGGTCACCCAGAACCTCAAGCTCGAAGGCCTGTCCAGAGAGGTAATCAGGCGGGTTCAGCACATGCGAAAGGAGCAGAGGCTCGAGTTCGAGGATCCCGTGGACATCGAGTACTCTGGTCATCCCGACGTGGAGACCGCGATATCCGTTAGCAAGGAGCACATCATGAAGGAGACCCATGCCCGCAGCATCACAAAGAAGGAGTCGCCGGAGGGCGCTCGGAAATGGATCATCAACAAGCTGCAGTTGGATCTCGCCGTCAGGCGCTCCTGATCTTGGTCTTCTTCGGCTCGATGTTCTTCTCCATGATATGAGCGGGTCGGCCGACTCCATAGAAATCCTGAATGGAGGTCTTGACCTCGTACCCCCTTGAGGTATACAGCGAGATGGCTGGTTTGTTCATCACGTCGACCTCGAGGGTGTACTTGGTGAGCCCATGCGACTGAAAGACCTTCTCGCACTCGTCCAGTAGCGCAGAACCGACTCCGCCCCCGCGGTACTTCTTGAGCACGGCTATCGATGCGATCTTGCCTTCCCTGCCAAGGTCCGAGATCATGCACATTGCCGAACCGACAATCTCCTCCTTGTCTATGGCCAAGAGAACGAAGGCGTCGTCTCTGACGACGAATGCGCGGACAGTCTCGGCATTGAACTTCTCGGTCCCAAAGCACTCCTGCTCGATCTCGAGGAGCCCCTCCATGTCCCACTCGTCGGCCGCCCTGACTCTCACGACCAGCATAAGCACCTCCATGAAATATGTCCGTTACGCCTCATCCGAAGGGCTTATATTCAGTGTGTCTCTTCCAGCATCCAGATGGTTTCAGTCAAAGAAGCTTTGTCCAAGGACCGTGTCGGTAAGAAGGTCCAGGTCAATGGATGGATTTACAGGACGCGGAGCAGCGGCGGGATAGTGTTCGCCGTGCTCAGGGATTCGACAGGCATCATCCAGGTCACCGTCAAGAAGGGCACTGTCCCGGACGCGGAGTTCGAGAACGCGACCAAGTCCGGGATAGAGTCATCGGTGATCATCGAGGGCGAGATCGCAGAGGACAAGCGTGCCCCAGGCGGGTTCGAGATAAGGGCGAGTAAGTTCCAGCTCGTTGGCATCTCAGAGGCCTTCCCCATTACAGAGTACCAAAGCACGGAGCTTCTGCTCGACCTGAGGCATCTCTGGATCCGTTCGAGAGAGCAGACGGCCGTGTCCAAGGTGAAGGCCTCGCTCCTCAGAGGAGCCAGGGAGTGGTTCCACGATAACGGCTATACAGAGGTCACTCCGCCCATAATCACCGCCGTTGCGCCGGAGGACAGCACGACATTGTTCCAGATCAAGTACTTTGACAGGATCGCATACCTTTCCCAGAGCGCCCAGTTCTACCTTGAGTCGCTCATCTATTCGCTCGACAAGGTCTATTCGCTCACACCATCGTTCCGGGCGGAGAAGTCCAGGACTCCCAGGCACCTCGCGGAATACTGGCATCTCGAGATGGAGGCCGCATGGATGGGGAACGAGGGAAACATGGCGGTCCAAGAGCAGCTTGTGAGCGCCATGCTGCACAACGCGGTGAGAGAGTGCACAGATGAGCTGAAGCTGCTCAAGCGCGACCCTGCGACCCTGAAGAAGATAGAGCCGCCGTTCGAGCGCATGAAGTACGAAGAGGCCATGGACTTCCTCCAGAAGAAGGGCCACAGCGTCACCTGGGGCAGCGATCTCGGGGCGATAGAAGAGCGCGCGATCACGACCGACAGGGAGATTCCGGTCTTCATCGTGAACTATCCGAAGGAGCTCAAGCCGTTCTATATGAAGGAGAACCCGGACGATCCGAGGACATACGAGAACAGCGACCTGCTTGCGCCTGAGGGCTTCGGCGAGATCATCGGCGGGAGCGAGAGGGAGACGGACATGAACCTGATGATCGAGCGACTAGAGGAGAAAGGCGAGGGCCTCGATAACTATCAGTGGTATCTAGATCTCAGAAAATACGGCTCGGTCCCTCACTCCGGATTCGGACTCGGCCTGGAAAGGATCGTGACATGGGTCTGCAAGCTGGACCACATAAGGGATTCGATCCCGTACCCGCGTACTGTAGCGCGCGTGTACCCGTAGTGATTCTAGTCTCCTGCCATTCTCGTGCAGAATTCCGTGTACAGCTCCGCAGCCCTGACTATCTGAGACACCTCGACGTACTCATCGTTGCAGTGGCAGATGTCGTTACTTCCGGGGCCGCAAATCATCAGGACGTCGTTGGCTGGCTTGAACATGACCATTTCGGTAGCGTAGGGCACCGCGGTGACCTTCGCCTTCGGCCCGATGACGCTTTTCATCGTACGAACTGCGAGCGAATTCGGATCCGTTCCGACCGGGTCGAGCTCATGGATGATCTTCAGGTCGTATCCCTTCTTGCCGATCCTGTCCTTGACCAGCTTGAGAACCCTTTGTGTGTTCATGTGCGGCGGATATCTCACGTCGATTTCCACTTCGCAGCTATCGGGTATGACATTGATCCTTGTGCCTCCCTTGATGGTGTCGATGCACATTGTCATCTTGTCGTTCGGAGTCCTCGATGTTGTGACGATGTCGTCCAGTCTGTATAGCATCCTGAGCATCTTCACGATCGCGTTGTCCCCCAGATGGGGCATGCTTGCGTGGGCCGATACGCCCTTGGTGCTGAGGGTGAAGTGCAGTAGCCCCTTCTCATGAACGACTATGTCGAATTCTGTCGGCTCAGTCACCACGACTGCGGGTGCGCCCTTTATGGTAGGACTCTTCGAAGCCGCGCCCGCACCGATCATTGTGGTCTCCTCATCAGTTGTGAAGCAGAGCGAGAACGGAACATTTGCAGCGACCAGGTTCTCGGCTGCGAGCAGCATGGCCGTGCACCCCCCTTTCATGTCGCACGTTCCTCGGCCATAGACACGATTACCAACACACTGTCCCTCGTCGAACTTCCAGCCCTCACCATGGGGTACGGTGTCGAGATGGCCAGACAGTGCGACTCCGCCCTTTCTGAACTGCGCCACTATCGCGGGGAACCTCTTGTCGCCATAGTACTTCGGCTGCAGTCCGAGCTTCTTCAGCATCGACGACACATAGTCTACCATCGGTCTCATGTCGTCCTCGGACGTGCTCTTCATGAGGACGAGGTCGGTTAGGACCTTCTTCGCCTTCTCCTTCAGAGTATCACCTGCTCTTCACGCCCTTGGCGATTCTCTCGGCGATCCTCACGAGGAGCTTCGACGCGTTCTCCATGTCCTTGATGCTGGCGATCTCGACCGGGGAGTGCGTGTACCTCATGGCGATCCCGATGGGCATCATCAGGCATCCGAAGTCCTGCATGGCGGCGCCGTCGGTCGCTCCGCCTCCGGTGCCGTACTGGAGCGGTATCCTGGCTGCTTTAGCGACCTCCTCCACGAGCCTCCTCATCTTGGGAGATGCGATGGCCTCGTTGTCGAACATCCTCATTGCGGGGCCTCCGCCGATGAGGACCTTCTCGAAAGTCTCGCCCATGCCAGGGCCG
Coding sequences within it:
- a CDS encoding beta-lactamase family protein, whose translation is MNLRPAFERIDKYVKQWMDLWNIPGLGVSITDRKRLLRQSTYGYSDIESGFPVRPNTMWEIGSISKSFASIVLMQLHDEHKVDLHRPVIEYLPWFSVKSKFEPITLHHLLTHTAGIIMGTECRLSGVPEVLALAETETSTSPGEHFYYSNVGYKVVGLVIEELLGKSCDKAIQERVFDPLGMNTSVATITHDIRKRLAVCYLPFYDDRPSPIGGPLVRATRIESDTADGSICSTPSDMATYMRMLMNRGKCANGMVISDKGFKLLTQKAIFPDDDLHKGAYGYGISIEESDGHTYVGHTGGMVGHTSSIRMDMDDGFGVGAFTNVSNPAEVDDVARFALSVLRTAAAGMRLPEVPRLSDKPSVGNAGEYSGLFDGGSRSLRVKAGSDRLFLNVGKKDFAMEKRENDAFLVNHPSFDLFMMRFERENGKVVRILHGQDVYEKHGRVNTSKTRSPKGAEEYEGHYRSYNPWFSNFRVISRKGELVYVDPSGKEQRMTRLPDGSFRIGDAASPERVRFDCVVCGKASHAVLS
- a CDS encoding UPF0147 family protein encodes the protein MADMETRLRQIMEVLDQLADDNSVPRNIRRGASDAKERLMRKSEALDVRSASAIMILDELANDPNIPLHGRTLIWNIISQLETVK
- a CDS encoding Lrp/AsnC ligand binding domain-containing protein, producing MEDKDKKEYEEVISSYYGEEQVAALVTFKIDTKGSDQVAQKIASFEHIEDVFLVTGDTDIIAKARFPNYAALKKFIVDDVADIDGVKETRTFMVVTTFKERGKIKELEEESKK
- the ileS gene encoding isoleucine--tRNA ligase, which translates into the protein MIKYYREPEGKTFPQLEEEILRGWEDQGILQKVKERMSGGEPFVFCEGPPTANSRPHIGHALTRAVKDAFLRYHVMNGRKIVPYIGGWDCHGLPVELEVERSLGIQSKRDIEALGVEKFNQFCRESVVRYMAEWEQMSRRIGYWVDFENAYLTMSNNYIESVWWSLKQLQSKGLLTKGHKVVPYCPRCGTTLSTHEVALGFKETEDRFIVVKFRLKGTDMSLLVWTATPWALVGNALLAVDRDQEYAVFEHAGEKLVVASSRKDSFAQGDRTLSTVRGADLIGMEYEPPFRYHEFSGKGFRVVHSAEAAHEEGTGIMSVSPAYGSADFEIGASEGLEIFDPLDSAGRFTDVVPGLSGRSARDSDSEIMRVLESKGLLFRWGLLKHSYPFCWRCDTALIYKALDSWFVRTSDQKARIIELNEEIEWVPETFKHGRFGNFLADIKDWAISRSRYWGTPLPIWRCSNGHEICVGSREELSELATGPVPESLDLHRPFLDEITLRCPKCGSDMKREEAVIDCWYDSGCAPFAQYHYPFENTEQFDTHKSVDFIAEGVDQTRGWFYTQLALGSLLFDEPAFKSVLVLGQVLDDQGKKISRASENVVYADEVFSSVGADASRLFLLENPVWQSVQFSKERVRETMVGTLNTLLNVYVFFESNANPYEFRMQHGYERTHDLDRWIVSRLHTTTKEARAGFESLEVHRTVRALRGFVDDLSNWYVRRSRRRFWEENDPQDRLSAHCTLYECLMELSKMMAPITPFISDWLYKSLMGTKESVHLEEYPKANENLINGTLERQMALVMTAVEAGRLARQKVNAKLRQPLPEVVIAADSDKAWTLRRFEKMISEELNVKKVECLESRDKMVQYAVHPNLKTLGPKLKEGAGEVSKLLSKVNENDLVKHLREKGKIRLGGYDLTEEDVIVSEKEKPGFSHASIGDIHVYVALEVTQNLKLEGLSREVIRRVQHMRKEQRLEFEDPVDIEYSGHPDVETAISVSKEHIMKETHARSITKKESPEGARKWIINKLQLDLAVRRS
- a CDS encoding GNAT family N-acetyltransferase, which encodes MLVVRVRAADEWDMEGLLEIEQECFGTEKFNAETVRAFVVRDDAFVLLAIDKEEIVGSAMCMISDLGREGKIASIAVLKKYRGGGVGSALLDECEKVFQSHGLTKYTLEVDVMNKPAISLYTSRGYEVKTSIQDFYGVGRPAHIMEKNIEPKKTKIRSA
- the asnS gene encoding asparagine--tRNA ligase, producing the protein MVSVKEALSKDRVGKKVQVNGWIYRTRSSGGIVFAVLRDSTGIIQVTVKKGTVPDAEFENATKSGIESSVIIEGEIAEDKRAPGGFEIRASKFQLVGISEAFPITEYQSTELLLDLRHLWIRSREQTAVSKVKASLLRGAREWFHDNGYTEVTPPIITAVAPEDSTTLFQIKYFDRIAYLSQSAQFYLESLIYSLDKVYSLTPSFRAEKSRTPRHLAEYWHLEMEAAWMGNEGNMAVQEQLVSAMLHNAVRECTDELKLLKRDPATLKKIEPPFERMKYEEAMDFLQKKGHSVTWGSDLGAIEERAITTDREIPVFIVNYPKELKPFYMKENPDDPRTYENSDLLAPEGFGEIIGGSERETDMNLMIERLEEKGEGLDNYQWYLDLRKYGSVPHSGFGLGLERIVTWVCKLDHIRDSIPYPRTVARVYP
- a CDS encoding M20/M25/M40 family metallo-hydrolase; the protein is MKSTSEDDMRPMVDYVSSMLKKLGLQPKYYGDKRFPAIVAQFRKGGVALSGHLDTVPHGEGWKFDEGQCVGNRVYGRGTCDMKGGCTAMLLAAENLVAANVPFSLCFTTDEETTMIGAGAASKSPTIKGAPAVVVTEPTEFDIVVHEKGLLHFTLSTKGVSAHASMPHLGDNAIVKMLRMLYRLDDIVTTSRTPNDKMTMCIDTIKGGTRINVIPDSCEVEIDVRYPPHMNTQRVLKLVKDRIGKKGYDLKIIHELDPVGTDPNSLAVRTMKSVIGPKAKVTAVPYATEMVMFKPANDVLMICGPGSNDICHCNDEYVEVSQIVRAAELYTEFCTRMAGD